A single genomic interval of Corallococcus macrosporus harbors:
- a CDS encoding DUF2339 domain-containing protein yields the protein MSDEGEGQDLRDTVKRLEATVAALETRLATLEAREVPVPRPVATPSVPVAAPPVTAAPEQRDLEAHVGTYWLSRLGIVALIIGIAYLITYHFGELGMLARVGAGYLLSAGLGAFGLWLARRHQLFGRIVFGGGLALAYFVTYALHFIPAVRVIDSEVLALVLLAGFVVAIVTIAHRMQSETVAGIALFLGLHTGMLSDITAFTLLSTTLLAAGALFFLVRNRWVIVPLSSLVAVYSTHIVWAVRTGHMAPGAPEDDRLLLSLGFLSLYFLLFSVALLVRPRDLPVRASLAFTLLNWVGLTSLGAYEVSQEQDSGLFTFLLVVALAHGAGAVVSRLQRAPAALTHAYLALTAVTLALAMPARYDDVALVAAWTVTGLVAGVAARGVASPVLRGVGVLILYVALGACEWETPGRLTLLAGLVVAFVLVERGGTVRVAGLPEPEARTLFTAICAVGAGLSLVALVGARMPEGLVTLGWVIAAFLLFGVGFAVRERWYRLAALAVLGLGLGRLVLVDVAKLPPDQRVLTFILLGVMLLLVSYTYTRLRDRRG from the coding sequence ATGTCGGACGAGGGTGAAGGGCAGGACCTGCGGGACACGGTGAAGCGGCTGGAGGCGACGGTCGCCGCCCTGGAGACGCGGCTCGCGACCCTGGAAGCGCGGGAGGTGCCGGTGCCGCGCCCCGTGGCCACGCCCTCCGTTCCCGTCGCGGCGCCCCCGGTAACCGCCGCGCCCGAGCAGCGGGACCTGGAGGCGCATGTCGGCACCTACTGGCTGAGCCGCCTGGGCATCGTGGCGCTCATCATCGGCATCGCGTACCTCATCACCTACCACTTCGGGGAGCTGGGGATGCTGGCGCGCGTGGGCGCGGGCTACCTGCTCAGCGCGGGCCTGGGCGCGTTCGGGTTGTGGCTGGCGCGGCGGCACCAGTTGTTCGGCCGCATCGTCTTCGGCGGCGGTCTGGCGCTGGCGTACTTCGTCACCTACGCGCTGCACTTCATCCCGGCGGTGCGGGTCATCGACAGCGAGGTGCTGGCGCTGGTGCTGCTGGCGGGCTTCGTGGTGGCCATCGTCACCATCGCGCACCGGATGCAGTCGGAGACGGTGGCGGGCATCGCGCTGTTCCTGGGATTGCACACGGGGATGCTCAGCGACATCACCGCGTTCACGCTGCTGTCCACCACGCTGCTGGCGGCGGGCGCGCTGTTCTTCCTGGTGCGCAACCGCTGGGTCATCGTTCCCCTGTCCAGCCTGGTGGCCGTCTACAGCACGCACATCGTCTGGGCGGTGCGCACGGGCCACATGGCCCCGGGGGCTCCGGAGGATGACCGGCTGCTGTTGAGCCTGGGCTTCCTCTCGCTCTACTTCCTGCTGTTCTCCGTGGCCCTGCTCGTCCGCCCGCGCGACCTGCCCGTGCGCGCCAGCCTCGCGTTCACGCTGCTCAACTGGGTGGGCCTGACGTCGCTGGGCGCGTACGAGGTCTCCCAGGAGCAGGACTCGGGCCTCTTCACGTTCCTGCTCGTCGTCGCGCTGGCGCATGGCGCGGGGGCGGTCGTGTCGCGGCTCCAGCGTGCGCCCGCGGCGCTGACGCACGCGTACCTCGCGCTGACCGCGGTGACGCTCGCGCTGGCCATGCCCGCCCGCTACGACGACGTCGCGCTGGTGGCGGCATGGACGGTGACGGGGCTCGTCGCGGGTGTGGCGGCGCGCGGCGTGGCGTCCCCGGTGCTGCGCGGCGTGGGCGTGCTCATCCTCTACGTGGCGCTGGGCGCGTGTGAATGGGAGACGCCGGGACGGCTGACGCTGCTCGCCGGGCTGGTGGTGGCGTTCGTGCTGGTGGAGCGCGGCGGGACGGTGCGCGTCGCCGGCCTGCCCGAGCCCGAGGCCCGGACGCTCTTCACCGCCATCTGCGCGGTGGGCGCGGGGCTGTCCCTGGTGGCGCTGGTGGGCGCGAGGATGCCCGAGGGGCTCGTCACGCTGGGCTGGGTCATCGCCGCGTTCCTCCTCTTCGGCGTGGGCTTCGCGGTGCGCGAGCGCTGGTACCGGCTGGCCGCGCTCGCGGTGCTGGGACTTGGCCTGGGCCGGCTGGTGCTGGTGGACGTGGCGAAGCTGCCGCCGGATCAGCGCGTCCTGACGTTCATCCTGCTCGGCGTCATGCTGCTGCTCGTTTCATACACATACACCCGGCTGCGCGACCGGCGCGGCTGA
- a CDS encoding cell division protein FtsK, with protein MAWGVLATQAGCAPLPEPEQDDLGRATAAITSGNILFVGNSFTHGNEEPAYSYNKAAVTDTNGSGQGGIPGIFKKLTTQAGFAFNVSLETASGQSLRWHHTNKAAIIGQATWNAVVLQEQSTTPLPTARGGSPTSFTDAARDLRTLVRAANPSANLFLYETWSSPASAGTQGYPSGTAGLQAMQIDLRDAYFKAFRDLGFTGVARVGDGFMRAVDQNLADPNPADGISPGMFNLWSAQDSRHSSKYGSYLSAAVLFAKVTQADPRTLATGAGSAAADLGISAADAANLHRVAYEINALADPVVSVPTRLRITGATFSGSVTAGTPANLTGDAQLASLTTSEGTFTNLVGATANGITSTNTPSARGMVPANANAAATGLSAHDGANNVNTGHFQFGSAFTAKTRFFILDSTPTSTALGDDATVTLVNASNQAVGMYSLALLASDFTVSAAGNASTALATVSYTSGVASLTGNPVGTVQSKLGGVSFSLADLGVTDAANVSGATGLRISSATLDPNVVGLYTVP; from the coding sequence ATGGCTTGGGGTGTCCTCGCGACCCAGGCGGGCTGCGCGCCCCTCCCAGAGCCGGAGCAGGACGACCTGGGCCGCGCCACGGCCGCCATCACCAGCGGCAACATCCTCTTCGTGGGCAACAGCTTCACGCACGGCAACGAGGAGCCCGCCTATTCGTACAACAAGGCCGCCGTCACCGACACGAACGGCTCCGGTCAGGGCGGCATCCCTGGCATCTTCAAGAAGCTGACCACGCAGGCCGGCTTCGCGTTCAACGTGAGCCTGGAGACGGCCAGCGGCCAGTCGCTCCGGTGGCACCACACCAACAAGGCGGCAATCATCGGCCAGGCCACCTGGAACGCCGTCGTGCTCCAGGAGCAGAGCACCACGCCGCTGCCCACGGCGCGCGGCGGCTCGCCCACGAGCTTCACGGATGCCGCGCGGGACCTGCGCACGCTGGTGCGCGCCGCGAACCCTTCCGCGAACCTGTTCCTGTACGAGACGTGGTCGTCCCCGGCGTCCGCCGGCACGCAGGGCTATCCGAGCGGCACCGCCGGGTTGCAGGCGATGCAGATCGACCTGCGCGACGCCTACTTCAAGGCCTTCCGCGACCTGGGTTTCACCGGCGTCGCCCGCGTGGGGGACGGCTTCATGCGCGCGGTGGACCAGAACCTGGCCGACCCGAACCCCGCGGATGGCATCTCCCCCGGGATGTTCAACCTGTGGAGCGCCCAGGACAGCCGGCACTCCAGCAAGTACGGCAGCTACCTGTCCGCGGCGGTGCTGTTCGCGAAGGTCACGCAGGCCGACCCTCGCACCCTGGCGACGGGCGCGGGCAGCGCGGCGGCGGACCTGGGCATCAGCGCGGCCGACGCGGCGAACCTCCACCGCGTCGCCTACGAGATCAACGCGCTGGCGGATCCGGTCGTGAGCGTCCCCACGCGCCTGCGCATCACCGGCGCGACGTTCTCGGGCTCGGTGACGGCGGGGACGCCGGCCAACCTCACCGGAGATGCTCAGCTCGCGTCGCTCACGACTTCGGAGGGGACGTTCACCAACCTCGTGGGCGCGACGGCCAATGGCATCACGAGCACCAACACGCCCAGCGCCCGGGGCATGGTGCCCGCGAACGCCAACGCGGCGGCCACGGGCTTGAGCGCCCATGACGGCGCGAACAACGTGAACACAGGCCACTTCCAGTTCGGCTCGGCCTTCACCGCGAAGACGCGCTTCTTCATCCTCGACAGCACGCCCACCTCCACTGCACTGGGCGACGACGCCACCGTCACGCTGGTCAACGCGTCCAACCAGGCCGTGGGCATGTACTCGCTGGCGCTGCTCGCGAGCGACTTCACCGTTTCGGCGGCGGGCAACGCCTCCACCGCGCTGGCGACCGTCTCGTACACGAGCGGCGTGGCCAGCCTCACCGGCAACCCGGTGGGCACGGTGCAGTCCAAGCTGGGAGGCGTGTCGTTCTCGCTGGCGGACCTGGGCGTGACGGACGCCGCGAACGTCAGCGGCGCCACTGGCCTGCGCATCTCCAGCGCCACGCTGGACCCGAACGTCGTCGGGCTCTACACCGTGCCCTGA
- a CDS encoding alpha/beta fold hydrolase, translated as MNPAYRRQSTLHRGCTLSWFVEGDGPPVVMIQGVGIGATGWRPQVEGLASRFRCLCLDNRGFGASQPAGDALTVELMAEDVLALMDAQGWKSAHVMGHSLGGLVALYLAHRARERVRSLALLCTFATGAVPTRLTPRMLLMGLRTQLGTRRMRRHAFLRMVLAPQELEHADKDALAAQLAELFDHDLADQPPVAMRQFRAMAKADATPFLQGLAGLPTLVVSATHDPIAPPTAGQALAVGIPGARFVEVPNASHGVTLRFAARVNALLREHLDAVEDSLQVARSG; from the coding sequence ATGAATCCCGCCTACCGCCGACAGAGCACCTTGCACCGGGGCTGCACGCTGAGCTGGTTCGTGGAGGGAGACGGGCCTCCGGTGGTGATGATCCAGGGGGTGGGCATCGGCGCCACCGGCTGGCGGCCCCAGGTGGAGGGGCTGGCCTCGCGCTTCCGCTGTCTCTGTCTGGACAACCGGGGCTTCGGCGCCAGTCAGCCCGCGGGCGACGCGCTGACGGTGGAGCTGATGGCGGAGGACGTGCTCGCGCTGATGGATGCGCAGGGGTGGAAGAGCGCGCACGTCATGGGGCACTCGCTGGGTGGGCTGGTGGCGCTGTACCTCGCGCACCGGGCCCGCGAGCGGGTGCGCAGCCTCGCGCTGCTGTGCACGTTCGCGACGGGCGCGGTGCCCACCCGGCTCACGCCGCGGATGCTGCTCATGGGCCTGCGCACGCAGCTCGGCACGCGGCGCATGCGGCGCCATGCCTTCCTCCGGATGGTGCTGGCGCCCCAGGAGCTGGAGCACGCCGACAAGGACGCGCTGGCGGCGCAGCTCGCGGAGCTGTTCGACCATGACCTCGCGGATCAGCCCCCCGTGGCGATGCGCCAGTTCCGCGCCATGGCGAAGGCGGACGCCACGCCGTTCCTCCAGGGGCTGGCGGGCCTGCCGACCCTGGTCGTGAGCGCCACGCACGACCCCATCGCGCCGCCCACCGCCGGGCAGGCCCTGGCGGTGGGAATCCCTGGTGCGCGCTTCGTGGAGGTTCCCAATGCCTCACACGGCGTCACGCTGCGCTTCGCGGCGCGCGTCAACGCACTGCTGCGGGAACACCTGGACGCCGTGGAGGACTCCCTTCAGGTCGCGCGGTCCGGGTAG
- a CDS encoding DUF7594 domain-containing protein — translation MALKCAGSVAGLGLLLLAGTGCGPQGEEAGDLDALELADEEVAPMPEGQQASALSPGRTNSARPSADARTDASSEQTNYGDTTRLRADGSPASESFLRFDFVGLGAPVNNAKLRLYATTGSKSTLTAWPVSNTWTESTITWDNRPLYQGGPVIHSSLPVEDESWVELDATEVVQGDGTYSFGVGMGSPDGASFVSRNSTLEQLRPILFVNTEPANCTPGTLVESYEVYHPDRVFYVSESSPDSRLSRKTSLWVDADVARETFLSFIVDPRGRDIKRAVLAFSSRDDGTQHGPGLYRVVPGTWTPGSRTWNSRPQLEPTPIAQMGPIPRFTTVKLDMTELVRNSSGTLGGNGTGFRLEFGLRSDSSDGVEFYSPYGASDAVWPRLALYFDRPCPP, via the coding sequence ATGGCACTGAAGTGCGCGGGGAGCGTGGCGGGCCTGGGCCTGCTGCTTTTGGCGGGAACGGGTTGTGGGCCGCAAGGAGAGGAGGCGGGCGACCTGGACGCACTGGAGCTCGCGGACGAGGAGGTGGCCCCGATGCCCGAGGGGCAACAGGCCTCCGCCCTGTCACCGGGCCGGACGAACTCCGCCCGCCCGAGCGCTGACGCACGGACGGACGCGAGCTCGGAGCAGACGAACTACGGCGACACCACGCGGCTGCGCGCGGACGGCTCTCCCGCCTCCGAGTCCTTCCTGCGCTTCGACTTCGTGGGGCTGGGCGCGCCCGTGAACAACGCGAAGCTGCGCCTGTACGCGACCACTGGCTCCAAGAGCACGCTGACCGCGTGGCCCGTGTCCAACACCTGGACCGAATCCACCATCACCTGGGACAACCGCCCCCTGTATCAAGGCGGGCCGGTGATTCACTCGTCGCTCCCTGTCGAGGACGAGTCCTGGGTGGAGCTGGACGCCACGGAGGTGGTGCAGGGGGACGGCACGTACAGCTTCGGCGTGGGAATGGGCTCGCCGGACGGCGCCAGCTTCGTGTCGCGCAACAGCACCCTGGAGCAGCTGCGGCCCATCCTCTTCGTCAACACGGAGCCCGCCAACTGCACGCCCGGCACCCTGGTGGAGAGCTACGAGGTGTATCACCCGGACCGCGTGTTCTACGTGTCCGAGTCCTCGCCGGACTCACGCCTGTCCCGCAAGACGTCGCTCTGGGTGGACGCGGACGTGGCACGTGAGACCTTCCTCAGCTTCATCGTGGACCCGCGTGGACGTGACATCAAACGCGCGGTCCTGGCCTTCAGCTCGCGCGATGACGGCACCCAGCACGGCCCCGGCCTCTACAGGGTGGTGCCGGGGACCTGGACGCCAGGGAGCCGCACCTGGAACTCGCGTCCCCAACTGGAGCCCACCCCCATCGCGCAGATGGGGCCCATCCCCCGGTTCACCACGGTGAAGCTGGACATGACGGAGCTCGTGCGAAACAGCAGTGGCACGCTGGGGGGCAACGGCACGGGGTTCCGGCTGGAGTTCGGGCTGCGCAGCGACTCCTCGGACGGTGTGGAGTTCTACTCGCCCTACGGCGCGTCGGACGCGGTGTGGCCCCGGCTGGCGCTGTACTTCGACCGGCCCTGTCCTCCGTGA
- a CDS encoding patatin-like phospholipase family protein, with translation MSQDSTPPVAEKHGPLGPLALSLSGGGYRAAAFHLGTLRFLDTVGLLSDVVGLSTVSGGTLTGLAWVVSQLDGKPFKVFHETFSAYLLRTNVIAEALTVLTSNRDHGSHAWASLIRSASDVYARPDFLGDRRLGEVLDASGLQLQEATFNTTEFHSGLDFRFRRSGNPSTILGNNSYRLPRPVAQHVRLADVAAASSCFPGGFEPLVFPQQFHWPQAYPLDTALAALGPNFQSGLPLMDGGIYDNQGIDSLLLAYARVDPPPTLVISDVSVQSSQMYNVPENPTKRGWVTLNGISWMAYGLFFLTLLSAAILAWRGFETAREGNWEPRDYFLYLIPGVLTASVATALVWGRARLEDVMALLKRQMDLDVWPSFKKLTVLEFAQMLVLRVTSMLALTSQVFMKRVRGLVFGQVYGDTRFKDRRISNLIGALTVDRPNLFAKHPWLKPGAHLVSLGTQACQMPTTLWFTSPAQFTTVEGAGAATICFVLLRHIVEHHVGQYEAPGQPLNALYQRLRQEWAVLNQAGAPSTERQVVAA, from the coding sequence ATGAGCCAAGACTCCACGCCCCCTGTCGCAGAGAAACACGGTCCGCTCGGTCCGCTCGCGCTGTCGCTGTCCGGCGGCGGCTATCGCGCGGCGGCGTTCCACCTGGGGACGCTGCGGTTCCTCGACACCGTGGGACTGCTGTCGGATGTCGTGGGCCTGTCCACGGTGTCCGGCGGAACGCTCACGGGCCTGGCCTGGGTGGTAAGCCAGCTGGACGGCAAGCCGTTCAAGGTGTTTCACGAGACGTTCTCCGCGTACCTGCTGCGGACGAATGTGATTGCCGAAGCGCTGACCGTGCTGACGTCCAACCGCGATCACGGCAGCCATGCGTGGGCCAGCCTCATCCGGTCCGCCTCGGACGTGTATGCCCGGCCCGACTTCCTCGGCGACCGGCGCCTCGGAGAGGTCCTGGACGCCAGCGGGCTCCAGCTCCAGGAGGCCACCTTCAACACCACCGAGTTCCACTCGGGCCTGGACTTCCGCTTCCGGCGCAGCGGCAACCCGAGCACGATCCTCGGCAACAACAGCTACCGGCTGCCGCGCCCGGTGGCGCAGCACGTGCGGCTGGCGGATGTCGCGGCCGCGTCGTCCTGCTTCCCGGGCGGTTTCGAGCCGCTGGTCTTCCCGCAGCAGTTCCACTGGCCCCAGGCCTACCCGCTCGACACCGCGCTGGCGGCGCTGGGGCCGAACTTCCAGAGCGGCCTGCCGCTGATGGACGGCGGCATCTATGACAACCAGGGCATCGACAGCCTGTTGCTCGCGTACGCCCGAGTGGATCCGCCGCCCACGCTGGTCATCTCCGACGTCAGCGTCCAGAGCTCGCAGATGTACAACGTCCCGGAGAATCCCACGAAGCGCGGCTGGGTGACGCTGAATGGCATCTCCTGGATGGCATATGGGCTGTTCTTCCTCACCCTGCTCTCCGCCGCCATCCTGGCGTGGCGAGGGTTCGAGACCGCCCGCGAAGGGAACTGGGAGCCCCGGGACTACTTCCTCTATCTGATTCCCGGGGTGCTGACCGCGTCGGTGGCGACGGCGCTGGTCTGGGGCCGTGCCCGCCTGGAGGACGTCATGGCCCTGCTCAAGCGGCAGATGGACCTGGACGTCTGGCCGTCGTTCAAGAAGCTCACGGTGCTGGAGTTCGCGCAGATGCTGGTGCTGCGCGTGACGTCGATGCTGGCGCTGACGTCGCAGGTGTTCATGAAGCGGGTGCGCGGGCTGGTGTTCGGTCAGGTGTATGGGGACACGCGGTTCAAGGACCGGCGCATCTCCAACCTCATCGGCGCGCTCACGGTGGACCGGCCGAACCTGTTCGCGAAGCACCCCTGGCTCAAGCCCGGAGCGCACCTGGTGTCCCTGGGCACGCAGGCCTGCCAGATGCCCACGACGTTGTGGTTCACGTCCCCGGCCCAGTTCACGACGGTGGAGGGCGCCGGAGCCGCCACCATCTGCTTCGT